One Scomber scombrus chromosome 1, fScoSco1.1, whole genome shotgun sequence DNA segment encodes these proteins:
- the txnl4b gene encoding thioredoxin-like protein 4B, whose translation MSLFLPKLTCKKDIDEVIKGVAEKVVVLRFGRDEDSVCLQLDEILSKTAHDLSNMASIYIVDVDKAPIYTRYFDISYIPSTVFFFNGQHMKVDYGSPDHTKFVGSFKTKQDFMDLIEVIYRGAMRGKMIVRSPIDPQNIPKYDLLYHGI comes from the exons atgagtttgtttttgcCCAAATTAACGTGCAAAAAAGACATAGATGAAGTGATTAAAGGCGTAGCAGAAAAAGTGGTAGTTTTGAGGTTTGGAAGAGACGAAGACTCAGTTTGCCTACAGCTGGATGAGATT CTGTCAAAAACTGCCCACGACTTGAGCAACATGGCCTCGATCTACATCGTGGATGTGGATAAAGCTCCCATCTACACCCGATACTTTGACATCAGTTACATCCCCTCCACTGTCTTCTTCTTCAATGGGCAGCACATGAAGGTGGACTATGG aTCACCAGATCACACTAAGTTTGTCGGCAGCTTCAAAACCAAACAGGACTTCATGGATCTGATTGAAGTCATATACAGGGGAGCCATGCGGGGGAAAATGATTGTCCGGAGTCCCATAGATCCCCAAAATATTCCCAAATATGATCTTCTTTATCATGGAATTTAG
- the trmt10c gene encoding tRNA methyltransferase 10 homolog C has protein sequence MLRLFTSRGFHELYKCSHVVASCVNKRQVVGFLPASSANILSRHFNTGSSVWKDALQPQAEQPGGRETLDLDKWKSVMRSQAASDEKQQDIEEEDEAGNDLKESSTLEATRELVVMWRQAGKLVPQEMTDEEVETVAKLTTKSSRKKYLKYLALREGHKRFRKEKQEKKKAEKEERLKKDDAEEGDDQGGQELKSTFLLQFWNRSLDRVLAWKSAQAMVFGQPLVFDMSYDSSMSRQEVENTVSQLMEVEGMNRRATEPYHLHLCNLQPDGAYKKELLKRYGAETWDRLLITSTERQHFDLFPREQLVYLTADSPNVLRTFDHSKVYIIGSIVDRSIQTGLSLANAKRLKLATARLPLDEFLHWGCGAKNLTLDQMIRIMLTMKETGKWEEALKFVPTRKHEGFYPQRAQREMSNNRVTSHGPREDGDRSLRSGERKSERMFKSGNHKDSGFTGRDRVSGLSNNNENRSAATRVRTSFKNNMEGRNSAGRGKTWWDNE, from the coding sequence ATGTTGCGACTCTTTACAAGCCGAGGTTTTCATGAACTCTACAAATGCAGTCATGTTGTGGCATCCTGCGTCAACAAGAGGCAGGTTGTCGGTTTTCTTCCAGCCAGCAGTGCAAACATCCTGTCTCGCCACTTCAACACTGGGAGCTCTGTGTGGAAAGATGCCCTCCAGCCTCAAGCAGAGCAGCCAGGGGGAAGAGAGACATTAGATTTGGACAAATGGAAGTCTGTGATGAGGTCTCAAGCTGCATCAGATGAGAAACAACAAGATattgaggaagaggatgaggcaGGAAATGATTTAAAGGAAAGCTCTACTCTGGAGGCGACCCGGGAACTGGTTGTGATGTGGCGTCAAGCTGGGAAGCTTGTACCTCAGGAGATGACTGATGAGGAGGTTGAGACGGTGGCAAAGCTCACCACCAAGTCCTCCAGGAAGAAGTACCTGAAGTACCTGGCCCTCAGGGAAGGTCATAAAAGGTTCCGTAAGGagaagcaggagaagaagaaagcagagaaggaggagaggctgAAAAAAGATGATGCAGAGGAAGGGGATGATCAGGGAGGACAAGAGCTGAAAAGCACATTCCTCCTCCAGTTTTGGAACCGGAGCCTGGACCGGGTCCTGGCCTGGAAGAGCGCCCAGGCCATGGTGTTCGGTCAGCCGCTGGTGTTTGACATGAGCTATGATTCCAGCATGTCCAGGCAGGAGGTAGAAAACACTGTGTCCCAGCTGATGGAGGTGGAAGGGATGAACCGGCGTGCCACTGAGCCGTACCATCTGCACTTGTGCAACCTGCAGCCAGACGGGGCCTACAAGAAGGAGCTCCTCAAAAGGTATGGTGCAGAGACCTGGGACCGTCTGCTCATCACCTCCACTGAACGCCAGCATTTCGATTTGTTTCCCCGTGAACAACTCGTATACCTCACTGCTGACTCCCCTAATGTCCTCCGCACCTTCGACCACTCCAAGGTCTACATCATTGGATCTATTGTAGACCGGTCGATCCAGACAGGCTTGTCACTGGCGAATGCCAAGCGCCTGAAGCTGGCCACGGCCCGTTTACCGCTGGATGAGTTTCTCCACTGGGGATGTGGAGCCAAAAATCTGACTCTGGACCAGATGATACGCATTATGTTAACTATGAAGGAGACGGGGAAATGGGAGGAGGCGTTGAAGTTTGTGCCTACCAGGAAGCATGAGGGCTTCTACCCACAGCGGGCGCAGAGAGAAATGAGCAACAACAGAGTCACAAGTCATGGACCAAGAGAGGATGGTGACAGGTCGTTAAGAtctggagaaagaaagagtgaaaggaTGTTTAAAAGTGGGAACCATAAAGACTCTGGGTTCACTGGTAGAGACAGAGTGTCTGGACTGTCcaataacaatgaaaatagaTCAGCTGCAACCAGAGTACGGACATCATTTAAGAATAACATGGAGGGAAGAAACAGTGCAGGTAGAGGCAAGACGTGGTGggataatgaatga
- the blzf1 gene encoding golgin-45 translates to MAATVRGYAHVLVRGAGDGMETEKPPAVTEVTTDILPRGPSPVPLLKVASPKHSPKSTHPPPPVTPQPLGVLHLGKVSREACTEVEAMRIVVPRSAISRSKRAGPTEGKGEAEEQGSPPLPLVEGWRGELEKLQNSERRLLQDKEGLSNQLRVQTEVNRELKKLLVASVGDDLQYHFERLAREKNQLILENEALGRCLAHTAEQLERMSIQCDVWRSKFLASKVMAEELTNARAALQRQTREAQGAIQDLLLEREEFSRDMVLTHRSLEQLLVSLQWGRQQTYYPSAQPLSTGELAAANHKLADAINSHLLGDTSSSVAKSSSSATPEQLCSTPAEKMAEKVLKILDPISCSENKAEPPLSDSPASNFLGNKKSIGRFHPYTRYENITFNCCERCTGDILVL, encoded by the exons ATGGCTGCTACTGTGAGAG GTTATGCCCATGTGCTCGTCCGGGGCGCTGGTGATGGCATGGAAACTGAAAAACCGCCAGCCGTCACGGAGGTAACCACAGACATACTGCCAAGAGGTCCGTCTCCAGTTCCCCTCTTGAAGGTGGCAAGCCCCAAACACAGCCCAAAATCTACCCATCCTCCTCCCCCCGTGACACCCCAGCCTCTTGGGGTTCTCCACCTGGGCAAAGTGAGTCGAGAGGCCTGCACAGAGGTCGAGGCCATGAGGATCGTAGTCCCGCGTTCTGCTATAAGTCGAAGCAAACGTGCGGGACCTACTGAGGGGAAAGGAGAGGCTGAGGAGCAAGGCTCTCCCCCGCTGCCTCTTGTGGAGGGCTGGAGAGGagagctggagaagctgcagaaCTCTGAACGTAGGCTGCTGCAGGACAAAGAGGGCCTTTCCAACCAGCTCCGTGTGCAGACAGAA GTGAACCGCGAGCTAAAGAAACTGCTGGTGGCGTCTGTGGGTGATGACCTGCAGTACCATTTTGAGCGTCTGGCACGGGAGAAGAACCAGCTGATTCTGGAGAATGAAGCTTTGGGTCGGTGTCTGGCACACACCGCAGAGCAGCTGGAGCGCATGAGCATCCAGTGTGACGTTTGGAGGAGCAAATTCCTGGCCAGCAA AGTCATGGCAGAGGAGCTGACCAATGCCAGAGCAGCTCTGCAGCGCCAGACAAGAGAGGCACAAGGAGCAATTCAGGATCTGCTGTTGGAGAGAGAAGAGTTCTCAAGGGACATGGTGCTCACCCACAG ATCTCTGGAGCAGCTCCTGGTGTCTTTGCAGTGGGGCAGACAGCAGACATACTACCCCAGCGCACAGCCCCTCAGTACAGGAGAGCtggcagcagccaatcacaagTTAGCAGACGCCATCAACTCCCACCTGTTGGGCGACACCAGCAGCAGTGTggcaaaaagcagcagcagtgcgaCACCTGAGCAGCTATGCAGCACACCAGCAGAGAAGATGGCTGAGAAG GTGCTGAAGATTTTAGATCCAATTTCCTGTTCAGAAAACAAGGCAGAGCCTCCACTCAGTGACTCGCCCGCCTCAAATTTTCTGGGCAATAAGAAGAGCATCGGCAGGTTTCACCCATACACCCGCTATGAGAACATCACCTTTAACTGCTGTGAGCGCTGCACTGGAGACATCCTGGTGCTGTAG
- the ercc5 gene encoding DNA excision repair protein ERCC-5 homolog: protein MGVQGLWRLLESTGKPINPETLEGKVLAVDISIWLNQAVKGVRDREGNSVHNAHLLTLFHRICKLLFFRIRPVFVFDGDAPLLKKQTLILRRQRKEELSRESKQTNEKLLKTFLKRQAIKAALGDHSEDHLPSLSSVRRDEVDDMYVLPALPPAEEKDKSSSEESEEKFDSYHMYQGEMCEDPNSMDINSEEFANLPPEMKHEILKDMKEFSKRRRTMIHKPPECSGDFSQYQLAGLLQRNQLNQRLVSVEKEMNQRSAGCAPQLYEQDGDQQSHNIESHRLVSEDNSHYILIKGSKKSEKAPESQPAAAPWSGSSLSGSKRRGVDKPKPLWRPVCEEEEDMWDSSSDESKPFVSKPSISTQGDTSPPSPRTLTAIQAAMNDSSDEEKVDQEEKDGGVSPRTLLAIQKALAEEEEDAAEHRTLISSSPTKPQVHIRHPVQQVVISSSEEETEPDILPNANSLSNIKSYFKENPTDQSLHVKDNLLVSSSEDEMEEVIGERSKSLRFVVPHQPHRGSERQKEVQMTSEEETKKEKLIEKLDKPFKKTETHPLIPAQRGNESIALQEQKGDDVKPESREESESEESFIEVSEEELQEEDSDEVSDDGIKQEEKTEESLTEAPSGVTAASNLEEEEDSKGHDEDELKEEAEAETSSAPVINEFEHVDLAELEALESSLQVEQSNLREQRQQQERMANTVTGQMYLESQELLRLFGVPFLVAPMEAEAQCAALDRADQTNGTITDDSDVWLFGGRHVYKNFFSQNKYVTHFQLSDLQNQLGLDRSKLINLAYLLGSDYTEGVPGVGYVTGMEILNEFPGLGLEPLTQFSQWWLEAQEKKRLVANPRYTKVKKKLRDLKLQPGFPNPVVAQAYLQPAVDQSEGSFSWGRPQLDMLKEYCQSRFGWSSRKTEETLQPMMKQLNTQQTQLRIDSFFRMEQQEKQAIRSQRLRRAVTCMKRKDREEEEEDIEEEEEMASPSKSKKGKSAGQSQRKGVKGGQREEDRPVAGGGFLGSEVVAETPLTHVKYVSPSSQEAPSLKAAVPQSTKAVPTREMQSSGSSSGEDSDGTGVVAMVTARSVFDGSRRGRGAKSTRGRGKGKGKKL, encoded by the exons ATGGGAGTGCAGGGACTGTGGAGGCTGCTGGAGAGCACAGGGAAACCCATCAACCCTGAGACACTGGAGGGAAAGGTCCTTGCTGTAG ATATCAGTATATGGCTAAACCAGGCAGTGAAGGGGGTGAGGGACCGTGAAGGCAACAGTGTCCACAACGCCCACCTCCTCACTCTCTTCCACCGCATCTGTAAGCTGCTGTTTTTCCGCATCAGGCCAGTCTTTGTGTTTGATGGGGACGCACCGCTGCTGAAGAAGCAGACTCTG ATTCTGAGGAGGCAGAGGAAGGAGGAGCTGAGCCGAGAGTCCAAACAGACCAATGAGAAACTCCTCAAGACATTCCTGAAGAGACAAGCTATCAAAGCTGCACTGGGAGAccacag TGAGGATCATCTGCCCAGCCTCTCCAGTGTGAGGAGAGATGAGGTGGACGATATGTACGTCCTACCGGCCCTGCCACCTGCAGAGGAGAAGGACAAAAGCAG TTCGGAAGAGTCGGAGGAGAAGTTTGACAGTTATCACATGTATCAG GGGGAAATGTGTGAAGACCCCAACTCTATGGACATCAACTCAGAGGAGTTCGCCAACTTACCTCCTGAAATGAAACATGAGATACTCAAAGACATGAAAGAGTTTTCCAAAAGACGCCGGACCATGATCCACAAACCTCCAGAG TGTTCAGGAGACTTTTCCCAGTACCAGCTGGCCGGTCTGCTGCAGAGGAACCAGCTGAACCAACGTCTGGTGAGTGTGGAGAAAGAGATGAACCAGCGGAGCGCTGGCTGCGCCCCACAGCTCTACGAGCAGGACGGGGACCAGCAGAGCCACAACATAGAGTCACACCGACTGGTTTCAGAAGACAATTCCCACTATATCCTTATTAAAG GCTCCAAAAAAAGTGAGAAAGCCCCGGAGAGTCAACCCGCAGCAGCACCCTGGTCTGGAAGCTCCCTGTCAGGCAGTAAGAGGCGGGGAGTGGACAAACCTAAGCCCCTGTGGCGTCCTGTttgtgaggaagaagaggacatGTGGGACTCCTCTTCAGATGAATCTAAACCCTTTGTATCTAAACCGTCCATTTCCACTCAGGGAGACACATCACCCCCCTCGCCTCGCACACTCACAGCTATCCAAGCTGCGATGAACGACAGCTCAGACGAGGAGAAGGTTGACCAGGAGGAGAAGGATGGCGGTGTGTCTCCACGTACTCTGCTGGCCATCCAAAAAGCTCtggctgaggaagaggaggatgcaGCAGAGCATAGGACTCTTATCAGTAGCTCACCCACCAAGCCACAAGTGCATATTCGTCACCCTGTCCAACAAGTGGTCATCAGCAGCTCAGAGGAAGAGACCGAACCCGATATTCTACCAAATGCTAATTCTTTATCCAATATAAAATCCTATTTTAAGGAGAACCCAACAGACCAAAGTTTACATGTCAAAGATAATTTGTTAGTAAGTAGTTCTGAAGATGAGATGGAGGAAGTTATTGGAGAGAGAAGTAAATCACTTCGCTTTGTGGTGCCACATCAACCTCACAGAGGatcagaaagacaaaaagaggtACAGATGACGTCAGAAGAGGAAACGAAGAAAGAAAAGTTGATAGAGAAATTAGACAAGCCTTTCAAAAAGACTGAAACTCATCCTTTAATACCAGCGCAAAGAGGAAACGAGTCCATTGCTCTACAGGAGCAAAAGGGAGATGATGTGAAGCcggaaagcagagaggagagcgaGTCAGAAG AGAGCTTCATCGAGGTATCAGAAGAAGAACTTCAAGAGGAGGATTCAGATGAGGTCAGTGACGATGGGATCaagcaggaagaaaaaacagaggaaagtTTGACCGAGGCTCCAAGTGGTGTGACTGCTGCTTCGAAtttagaggaggaagaggacagcAAAGGGCATGATGAAGATGAGCTAAAGGAGGAAGCAGAGGCAGAAACCAGCTCAGCTCCAGTAATCAATGAGTTTGAACACGTTGATCTG GCTGAGCTGGAGGCTCTGGAGAGCTCTCTGCAGGTGGAGCAGAGCAACCTGAGGgagcagagacagcagcaggagaggatGGCGAACACAGTCACGGGACAGATGTACCTGGAGAGCCAG GAGCTGCTGCGGCTGTTTGGCGTGCCGTTCCTGGTGGCTCCGATGGAGGCAGAGGCTCAGTGTGCGGCACTCGACCGAGCGGACCAGACTAACGGGACCATCACAGACGACTCGGATGTGTGGCTGTTTGGAGGGCGACACGTCTACAAGAACTTCTTCAGCCAGAACAAATATGTCACACATTTCCAGTTGAGCGACCTGCAGAACCAACTAG GTTTGGACAGAAGCAAACTGATAAATCTGGCTTACCTGCTTGGAAGTGACTACACAGAGGGCGTGCCAGGGGTCGGATATGTCACTGGTATGGAGATACTGAACGAGTTCCCTGGATTAGGATTGGAGCCATTAACACaatttag TCAATGGTGGTTGGAGGCTCAAGAGAAAAAGCGCTTGGTAGCTAACCCTCGGTACACAAAAGTTAAGAAGAAACTGAGGGATCTAAAACTGCAGCCCGGGTTCCCCAACCCTGTGGTGGCCCAGGCTTACCTACAACCTGCTGTCGACCAGTCGGAGGGCTCGTTCAGCTGGGGACGTCCACAACTCGACATGCTCAAAGA ATACTGTCAGAGTCGTTTTGGCTGGAGCAGTCGGAAAACTGAGGAGACTCTTCAGCCTATGATGAAGCAGCTCAACACCCAGCAG ACTCAGCTGCGGATCGACTCATTCTTCCGCATGGAGCAACAGGAAAAGCAGGCGATCCGAAGCCAGCGTCTCCGCCGTGCAGTCACCTGCATGAAGAGAAaggacagagaagaggaagaggaggacatcgaagaggaggaggaaatggcTTCACCATCTAAATCTAAGAAAGGAAAGTCAGCCGGCCAGAGTCAGAGGAAAGGAGTAAAAGGAGGCCAGAGGGAAGAGGATAGGCCAGTGGCAGGAGGAGGGTTTCTGGGGTCGGAGGTAGTGGCTGAAACTCCTCTTACACATGTGAAGTATGTGAGCCCTTCCAGCCAGGAGGCCCCCTCATTAAAGGCTGCTGTCCCTCAATCTACTAAGGCTGTCCCAACGAGGGAGATGCAGAGCAGCGGCAGCAGCTCTGGTGAGGACAGTGATGGCACTGGTgtagttgccatggttacagcTCGATCTGTGTTCGATGGCAGCCGACGAGGACGTGGCGCTAAAAGCacaagagggagaggaaaaggaaagggaaagaagCTATGA
- the mettl21e gene encoding methyltransferase like 21e: METQRSEVMEDSKTKEEGVAADAELAKTIMDRRFYPSLLGPEPWEGYIFSDLKIRIKESTDLYGAVLWPSAMVLCHFLETNRDEYNLKEKNVIELGAGTGLVTIVSSLLGAKVTSTDLPDVLGNLQFNVMSNTKDRCKYTPVVTDLIWGQDVEQRFPRATHCFDYILAADVVYSHPYLEELMDTFDHLCQKNTQILWAMRFRLDPENSFVDRFRERFHLEELYNLPSLSIKLYRAWRKDKRTKDQGEGEAAA; this comes from the exons ATGGAGACTCAGCGGTCTGAGGTCATGGAAGACTCCAAGACTAAAGAGGAAG GTGTTGCTGCAGATGCAGAGCTTGCCAAAACAATAATGGATCGGCGTTTCTACCCCTCTCTCCTCGGCCCAGAGCCCTGGGAAGGATACATCTTTTCTGACCTGAAGATCCGCATCAAAGAGTCCACAGACCTCTACGGAGCTGTGCTCTGGCCttca GCTATGGTGTTGTGTCATTTCCTGGAGACCAACCGCGACGAGTACaacctgaaagaaaaaaatgtgattgaaCTTGGTGCAGGAACTGGGCTTGTCACCATCGTGTCCAGTCTTTTAG GCGCTAAGGTGACCTCCACTGACCTACCAGATGTGTTGGGGAACCTCCAGTTCAATGTTATGAGCAACACCAAGGACAGATGCAAGTACACCCCTGTG GTTACAGACCTCATCTGGGGCCAGGACGTGGAGCAGCGTTTTCCTCGTGCTACACATTGTTTTGATTACATCCTGGCAGCTGACGTGGTGTACTCCCACCCTTATCTGGAGGAGCTGATGGACACTTTTGACCATCTGtgccagaaaaacacacagatcctGTGGGCCATGCGTTTCCGCCTTGACCCAGAGAACAGCTTTGTTGATCGCTTCCGGGAGCGCTTCCACCTGGAGGAGCTGTACAACCTCCCCAGTCTCAGTATCAAACTTTACCGAGCCTGGAGGAAGGACAAGAGGACCAAGGACCAGGGCGAGGGAGAGGCTGCTGCCTGA
- the LOC133992111 gene encoding protein-lysine methyltransferase METTL21C-like: MYFDPLGDDSCSEESSVQKQKKPAWAPCFFIREDKEVYYYVGQKIIIQEGLDSYGGMIWPAALSLCHHLDTHREQLNLVDKTVLEIGAGTGLVSVVAALLGAWVTATDLPEVLDNMRFNLSRNTRGHCRYTPQQAVLSWGYNLERTYPTSVYRYDYVLAADVVYHHDFLDELLVTMKHFCIPGTTLIWANKIRYEADLEFVENFKKAFHTTLLVEDGEMKIFMARSKEEE; encoded by the exons ATGTATTTTGATCCTTTAGGAG ATGATTCATGCAGCGAGGAATCTTCCGTCCAGAAGCAGAAAAAACCAGCCTGGGCTCCGTGTTTCTTCATCAGGGAAGATAAAGAGGTGTACTATTATGTTGGGCAGAAGATCATAATTCAAGAAGGTCTTGACTCCTATGGAGGCATGATATGGCCAGCT gctttgtctctctgtcaccACCTGGACACTCATCGTGAGCAGTTGAATCTTGTGGACAAAACTGTCCTGGAGATCGGGGCAGGAACTGGCCTTGTGTCTGTTGTGGCCGCTCTCCTTG GGGCCTGGGTGACAGCCACAGACCTTCCAGAGGTCCTAGACAATATGAGATTCAACCTGTCCAGGAACACCAGGGGCCACTGCAGATACACACCCCAGCAAGCAGTTCTGTCCTGGGGCTACAACCTGGAGCGCACCTACCCTACATCTGTCTACCGGTATGACTATGTGCTGGCGGCTGATGTGGTCTACCATCACGACTTCCTAGATGAGCTTCTGGTCACCATGAAGCATTTCTGCATACCAGGAACGACCCTGATCTGGGCCAATAAAATCAGATATGAGGCTGATCTGGAGTTCGTAGAGAACTTTAAAAAGGCCTTTCACACAACCCTTCTGGTTGAAGATGGAGAGATGAAGATCTTCATGGCGAGATCTAAAGAGGAAGAGTGA
- the LOC133992205 gene encoding LOW QUALITY PROTEIN: protein-lysine methyltransferase METTL21C-like (The sequence of the model RefSeq protein was modified relative to this genomic sequence to represent the inferred CDS: deleted 2 bases in 1 codon): MRTGAHQTKPVQQDSPLAWVPNIYSRLSKDIYHYSGQKIVIYESVDTFGAVMWPAALPLCFFLDDNRQRVKLQEKEVLELGAGTGLVTIVASLLGASVTATDLPEELGNLSYNVMRNTGAGQCSHMPKMEALAWGYDLEHTHPTSGFRYNYILAADVVYHHDFLDELLATMKHFCQPGTTLIWANKVRFESDITFIDNFKNTFYTSVLAEDGKMRIFMATCRE, encoded by the exons ATgag GACAGGTGCACATCAAACAAAACCTGtacagcaggacagtccactgGCCTGGGTTCCAAACATTTATAGCAGGCTTAGTAAAGATATATACCATTACTCAGGGCAGAAAATTGTCATTTATGAGTCCGTGGACACTTTTGGAGCTGTGATGTGGCCAGCA GCCTTGCCTCTATGCTTCTTCCTCGATGACAACAGGCAAAGGGTGAAGCTGCAGGAGAAGGAGGTGTTGGAGCTGGGAGCAGGAACAGGACTGGTCACCATCGTGGCCAGTCTGCT AGGAGCTTCAGTCACAGCTACAGACCTGCCCGAGGAGCTGGGAAACCTCAGTTACAATGTGATGAGGAACACC GGGGCGGGGCAGTGCAGTCACATGCCCAAGATGGAAGCTCTTGCCTGGGGCTACGACCTGGAGCACACCCATCCTACCTCTGGATTCAGGTACAACTATATTCTGGCAGCGGACGTTGTCTACCATCACGACTTCCTGGACGAGCTTCTGGCCACTATGAAGCATTTCTGTCAGCCAGGAACGACTCTGATCTGGGCCAACAAGGTCAGATTTGAGTCTGATATAACTTTCATTGACAActttaaaaacaccttttaCACAAGCGTGCTGGCTGAAGATGGAAAGATGAGGATCTTCATGGCGACATGCAGAGAGTGA